A DNA window from Candidatus Atribacteria bacterium contains the following coding sequences:
- a CDS encoding SDR family oxidoreductase has product MKENLQMFSLEGKNVAITGGGGILGSAIARGLGKAGARIAICDIVNADKVAQELKSEGIEAKGYYLDVMDIKKIKICRDELIENFSKIDILINAAGGNMKEATTSEDLKFFDLPLSALEKVVGLNLFGGAMLPSQIFGKDMIKNTEGGSIINISSMSAYRPLTKVSGYSAAKAAVSNFTQWLAVHFAQEYNKKLRVNALAPGFFLTTQNRYLLTTEKGDLTPRGQLVIAHTPMGNFGDPEDLIGACIWLASDAAKFVTGIVVPVDGGFSAFSGV; this is encoded by the coding sequence ATGAAGGAAAATTTACAAATGTTTAGTTTAGAAGGGAAGAATGTAGCGATTACCGGAGGCGGAGGAATTTTAGGTTCTGCTATTGCCCGAGGGTTAGGCAAAGCAGGCGCCAGGATAGCCATATGTGATATTGTAAATGCTGATAAAGTTGCCCAAGAATTAAAATCAGAAGGGATAGAAGCTAAAGGTTATTATCTAGATGTGATGGATATTAAAAAGATTAAAATCTGTCGGGATGAATTAATTGAAAATTTTAGTAAAATAGATATCTTGATTAATGCGGCAGGGGGGAATATGAAAGAAGCTACCACCTCGGAGGATCTAAAATTTTTTGATTTACCACTTTCCGCTTTAGAAAAAGTAGTGGGACTTAATCTTTTTGGAGGTGCTATGCTTCCTTCTCAAATTTTTGGAAAGGATATGATAAAAAACACAGAAGGTGGTTCTATCATAAACATTTCTTCTATGAGTGCTTATCGTCCTCTTACCAAGGTATCTGGTTATTCTGCCGCCAAGGCAGCGGTAAGCAATTTTACCCAGTGGTTGGCCGTACATTTTGCTCAAGAATATAATAAAAAATTACGAGTGAACGCACTGGCTCCGGGGTTCTTCTTAACTACCCAAAACCGATATCTACTTACCACTGAAAAAGGTGACTTAACACCAAGAGGACAATTGGTTATTGCCCACACTCCGATGGGTAATTTTGGAGATCCTGAAGATTTAATCGGTGCCTGCATTTGGCTGGCTTCTGATGCCGCAAAATTTGTCACCGGAATCGTTGTTCCTGTCGATGGAGGGTTTAGTGCTTTCTCGGGAGTATAA